The proteins below come from a single Ictalurus punctatus breed USDA103 chromosome 29, Coco_2.0, whole genome shotgun sequence genomic window:
- the tmem154 gene encoding transmembrane protein 154 isoform X3: MSVSAQNKGPYWQRGLWEMTPDVLLFILALTACLTESVHCKEADGSGAQAQSTEEWISVTIAHTTAVTSTITVHIQEEQDFGDTEKQAQVTLEQNSTTTRIPDVTLNTTREGKHKSVRKGSVDDTTVEQNNTSPEDADEEENDLQTVFIIIAVGLILVLVLAAIVAGLLIARRRRKQNTTDPEKDDPYLDDEDGEKVPMPMFEDDMPSVMELEMEDFEKWMIKEGSDNRTDSKQRHPS, encoded by the exons ATGTCTGTCTCTGCCCAGAATAAGGGACCATACTGGCAGCGAGGATTGTGGGAAATGACCCCTGATGTGCTGCTGTTCATCTTGGCACTGACAGCCTGCCTGACTGAGTCTG TTCACTGCAAGGAGGCTGATGGATCTGGAGCTCAAGCACAAAGCACAGAAGAATGGATCT CAGTGACTATAGCACACACTACTGCAGTGACCAGCACCATCACAG TTCATATCCAGGAGGAACAGGATTTTGGAGACACTGAAAAACAAGCGCAGGTTACTTTGGAGCAGAATT CCACGACGACGCGGATTCCTGACGTAACACTCAACACGACCAGAG AAGGGAAGCACAAGTCAGTACGTAAAGGTTCCGTAGATGACActacagtag AGCAAAATAACACCTCGCCGGAAGACGCCGATGAGGAGGAAAACGATCTGCAGACGGTCTTCATCATCATCGCAGTGGGTCTGATCCTCGTTCTGGTTCTGGCAGCCATCGTGGCCGGATTGCTGATCGCACGCAGGAGgaggaaacaaaacacaacag ATCCTGAGAAGGACGATCCGTATCTGGACGATGAAGACGGAGAGAAAGTGCCAAT gCCCATGTTTGAAGATGACATGCCCTCTGTGATGGAATTGGAGATGGAGGATTTTGAGAAATGGATGATAAAAGAAG GGAGCGACAACAGAACAGACTCAAAACAGAGGCATCCTTCTTAA
- the tmem154 gene encoding transmembrane protein 154 isoform X4 — protein MSVSAQNKGPYWQRGLWEMTPDVLLFILALTACLTESVHCKEADGSGAQAQSTEEWIFHIQEEQDFGDTEKQAQVTLEQNSTTTRIPDVTLNTTREGKHKSVRKGSVDDTTVASPEQNNTSPEDADEEENDLQTVFIIIAVGLILVLVLAAIVAGLLIARRRRKQNTTDPEKDDPYLDDEDGEKVPMPMFEDDMPSVMELEMEDFEKWMIKEGSDNRTDSKQRHPS, from the exons ATGTCTGTCTCTGCCCAGAATAAGGGACCATACTGGCAGCGAGGATTGTGGGAAATGACCCCTGATGTGCTGCTGTTCATCTTGGCACTGACAGCCTGCCTGACTGAGTCTG TTCACTGCAAGGAGGCTGATGGATCTGGAGCTCAAGCACAAAGCACAGAAGAATGGATCT TTCATATCCAGGAGGAACAGGATTTTGGAGACACTGAAAAACAAGCGCAGGTTACTTTGGAGCAGAATT CCACGACGACGCGGATTCCTGACGTAACACTCAACACGACCAGAG AAGGGAAGCACAAGTCAGTACGTAAAGGTTCCGTAGATGACActacagtag CTTCTCCAGAGCAAAATAACACCTCGCCGGAAGACGCCGATGAGGAGGAAAACGATCTGCAGACGGTCTTCATCATCATCGCAGTGGGTCTGATCCTCGTTCTGGTTCTGGCAGCCATCGTGGCCGGATTGCTGATCGCACGCAGGAGgaggaaacaaaacacaacag ATCCTGAGAAGGACGATCCGTATCTGGACGATGAAGACGGAGAGAAAGTGCCAAT gCCCATGTTTGAAGATGACATGCCCTCTGTGATGGAATTGGAGATGGAGGATTTTGAGAAATGGATGATAAAAGAAG GGAGCGACAACAGAACAGACTCAAAACAGAGGCATCCTTCTTAA
- the tmem154 gene encoding transmembrane protein 154 isoform X2 codes for MSVSAQNKGPYWQRGLWEMTPDVLLFILALTACLTESVHCKEADGSGAQAQSTEEWILTIAHTTAVTSTITVHIQEEQDFGDTEKQAQVTLEQNSTTTRIPDVTLNTTREGKHKSVRKGSVDDTTVASPEQNNTSPEDADEEENDLQTVFIIIAVGLILVLVLAAIVAGLLIARRRRKQNTTDPEKDDPYLDDEDGEKVPMPMFEDDMPSVMELEMEDFEKWMIKEGSDNRTDSKQRHPS; via the exons ATGTCTGTCTCTGCCCAGAATAAGGGACCATACTGGCAGCGAGGATTGTGGGAAATGACCCCTGATGTGCTGCTGTTCATCTTGGCACTGACAGCCTGCCTGACTGAGTCTG TTCACTGCAAGGAGGCTGATGGATCTGGAGCTCAAGCACAAAGCACAGAAGAATGGATCT TGACTATAGCACACACTACTGCAGTGACCAGCACCATCACAG TTCATATCCAGGAGGAACAGGATTTTGGAGACACTGAAAAACAAGCGCAGGTTACTTTGGAGCAGAATT CCACGACGACGCGGATTCCTGACGTAACACTCAACACGACCAGAG AAGGGAAGCACAAGTCAGTACGTAAAGGTTCCGTAGATGACActacagtag CTTCTCCAGAGCAAAATAACACCTCGCCGGAAGACGCCGATGAGGAGGAAAACGATCTGCAGACGGTCTTCATCATCATCGCAGTGGGTCTGATCCTCGTTCTGGTTCTGGCAGCCATCGTGGCCGGATTGCTGATCGCACGCAGGAGgaggaaacaaaacacaacag ATCCTGAGAAGGACGATCCGTATCTGGACGATGAAGACGGAGAGAAAGTGCCAAT gCCCATGTTTGAAGATGACATGCCCTCTGTGATGGAATTGGAGATGGAGGATTTTGAGAAATGGATGATAAAAGAAG GGAGCGACAACAGAACAGACTCAAAACAGAGGCATCCTTCTTAA
- the tmem154 gene encoding transmembrane protein 154 isoform X1, with amino-acid sequence MSVSAQNKGPYWQRGLWEMTPDVLLFILALTACLTESVHCKEADGSGAQAQSTEEWISVTIAHTTAVTSTITVHIQEEQDFGDTEKQAQVTLEQNSTTTRIPDVTLNTTREGKHKSVRKGSVDDTTVASPEQNNTSPEDADEEENDLQTVFIIIAVGLILVLVLAAIVAGLLIARRRRKQNTTDPEKDDPYLDDEDGEKVPMPMFEDDMPSVMELEMEDFEKWMIKEGSDNRTDSKQRHPS; translated from the exons ATGTCTGTCTCTGCCCAGAATAAGGGACCATACTGGCAGCGAGGATTGTGGGAAATGACCCCTGATGTGCTGCTGTTCATCTTGGCACTGACAGCCTGCCTGACTGAGTCTG TTCACTGCAAGGAGGCTGATGGATCTGGAGCTCAAGCACAAAGCACAGAAGAATGGATCT CAGTGACTATAGCACACACTACTGCAGTGACCAGCACCATCACAG TTCATATCCAGGAGGAACAGGATTTTGGAGACACTGAAAAACAAGCGCAGGTTACTTTGGAGCAGAATT CCACGACGACGCGGATTCCTGACGTAACACTCAACACGACCAGAG AAGGGAAGCACAAGTCAGTACGTAAAGGTTCCGTAGATGACActacagtag CTTCTCCAGAGCAAAATAACACCTCGCCGGAAGACGCCGATGAGGAGGAAAACGATCTGCAGACGGTCTTCATCATCATCGCAGTGGGTCTGATCCTCGTTCTGGTTCTGGCAGCCATCGTGGCCGGATTGCTGATCGCACGCAGGAGgaggaaacaaaacacaacag ATCCTGAGAAGGACGATCCGTATCTGGACGATGAAGACGGAGAGAAAGTGCCAAT gCCCATGTTTGAAGATGACATGCCCTCTGTGATGGAATTGGAGATGGAGGATTTTGAGAAATGGATGATAAAAGAAG GGAGCGACAACAGAACAGACTCAAAACAGAGGCATCCTTCTTAA